One Thermococcus eurythermalis DNA segment encodes these proteins:
- a CDS encoding MFS transporter has protein sequence MASLRDVWLLNFSTFFFFLGISVVTPVVSPFLVSLNAEPFLVGLVAGVTSFLSLISKPLGGAVGDKGYRFHALVGGNLLGLLAGVLYVVSALTSNVYLFAFARAIHGFSMGLFFPSSLSTAVDLAPAGRVGETLGWRGMMFSLGNIVGPAIGGYASDLIGFGGAFALTAVFSTVGALLAFMAWREVGDVAGHREHEKASYRELLRVTFVSASLTLFLFSMSYAGVTTYLPALYKSLSLPQSLFGYYMMVIGTFSFMTRLIGGRSADRRGPLPVTTLGLVLLLMGYVMLNVYTLPPYAYVSAALIGAGFGLAVPAMQLMALGNLPQRIRTMGSGIYTMFFDLGTLAGQVALGYVAQVRDYWGVFPVLPLILGVGFITLYAPVIWGKLNAR, from the coding sequence GTGGCCTCACTGAGGGACGTCTGGCTCCTTAACTTCTCAACGTTCTTTTTCTTCCTCGGGATAAGCGTCGTCACGCCAGTGGTCTCTCCGTTTCTCGTCAGCCTTAACGCCGAGCCCTTCCTGGTCGGACTCGTGGCGGGGGTCACATCTTTCCTCTCCCTCATCTCCAAGCCCCTAGGCGGTGCCGTTGGGGATAAAGGCTACCGCTTCCACGCCCTCGTCGGCGGTAATCTGTTGGGCCTCCTTGCGGGGGTTCTTTACGTCGTGTCTGCCCTGACTTCCAACGTCTACCTCTTCGCATTTGCCAGGGCAATTCACGGATTCTCAATGGGGCTGTTCTTCCCCTCCAGCCTTTCAACCGCAGTAGACCTGGCCCCCGCCGGCAGGGTGGGAGAGACCCTCGGCTGGCGCGGCATGATGTTTTCCCTGGGCAACATAGTCGGGCCTGCGATAGGCGGCTACGCCTCAGATTTAATCGGGTTTGGAGGGGCTTTTGCGCTGACGGCGGTGTTCTCGACAGTCGGGGCATTGCTGGCTTTCATGGCCTGGCGTGAAGTCGGGGATGTTGCAGGACACAGGGAGCACGAGAAGGCCAGCTACCGCGAGCTGTTGAGGGTAACCTTCGTTTCCGCCTCGCTGACGCTCTTCCTCTTCTCGATGAGCTATGCGGGGGTTACCACTTACCTCCCCGCCCTCTACAAGTCCCTATCCCTACCCCAGAGCCTCTTCGGTTATTATATGATGGTCATCGGGACATTTTCCTTTATGACGCGCCTTATCGGGGGCAGGAGCGCCGACAGAAGAGGGCCTCTCCCGGTGACGACCCTTGGCCTCGTCCTTCTCCTCATGGGCTACGTCATGCTTAACGTGTACACTCTTCCGCCCTACGCTTACGTCAGCGCCGCCCTCATCGGAGCGGGCTTTGGTCTGGCGGTTCCGGCGATGCAGCTGATGGCCCTCGGAAACCTGCCACAGAGAATAAGGACGATGGGCTCTGGGATATACACCATGTTCTTCGACCTCGGGACTTTAGCAGGCCAGGTGGCCCTCGGCTACGTCGCCCAGGTGAGGGACTACTGGGGCGTCTTTCCGGTTCTTCCTTTAATCCTTGGGGTTGGGTTTATAACCCTCTACGCGCCCGTTATCTGGGGGAAGTTGAATGCTCGTTAG